Proteins co-encoded in one Bacteroidota bacterium genomic window:
- the tmk gene encoding dTMP kinase encodes MLITFEGIDGSGKSTQARLLRAHAEAEGWRPLLVREPGGTDLSEHVRALLLDPDAHVDARAELLLFAAARAQLVHEVVRPALEDKRLVIADRFYDSTTAYQGAGRGIAEAGWLRSFHAFVTSNLRPRRTYLVDVPLAVASERRGGAGGDRMEEAGTAFFEQVRAAYLRLADAEPERVLRLDGTRPADVLHADIVRDVERLLDEASVGTGERSSG; translated from the coding sequence CGAAGGCATCGACGGCAGCGGCAAGAGCACGCAGGCGCGGCTGCTCCGCGCCCACGCCGAGGCCGAGGGCTGGCGCCCGCTCCTCGTCCGCGAGCCCGGCGGCACCGACCTCTCGGAGCACGTCCGTGCTCTCCTCCTGGACCCGGACGCCCACGTCGACGCCCGCGCCGAGCTGCTTCTGTTTGCTGCCGCCCGCGCCCAACTCGTTCACGAGGTCGTGCGCCCGGCGCTGGAGGACAAGCGGCTCGTGATCGCCGACCGGTTCTACGACTCGACGACGGCCTACCAGGGGGCCGGGCGCGGCATCGCCGAGGCGGGGTGGCTGCGCTCGTTCCACGCGTTCGTGACGAGCAACCTGCGCCCGCGCCGGACCTACCTCGTGGACGTGCCGCTTGCCGTCGCCAGCGAGCGGCGCGGCGGGGCCGGCGGCGACCGGATGGAGGAGGCCGGCACCGCGTTCTTCGAGCAGGTCCGCGCCGCCTACCTGCGCCTGGCCGATGCCGAGCCGGAGCGCGTCCTCCGCCTCGACGGCACGCGCCCGGCGGACGTGCTCCACGCCGACATCGTGCGTGACGTGGAGCGTCTGCTCGACGAGGCGTCTGTCGGAACCGGCGAGCGCTCCTCCGGTTGA